ACCGCGTGCTGCGCGTTCGGGGCGCAGTACGTGCCGGCCGGGCCGGTCAGGTCGGGTACGGCGGCGTTGTCGCCCGCGGTCCAGGCGTCCTCGACGCCCTCGATCCGCAGGTTCGCGAGGGTCTTGACCCGGCCCTTCTCGTCCAGCGGGAAGTCGGTCGCGGCCAGTGCCGGGTTGGCCTTCACGCCGGCCGTCCAGACGATCGTGTCGGCGTCGAACTCGTCGCCGTCGCTGAGGATCACGCGACCCTTCTCGCAGGACTCCAGCCGGGTCTCCAGCCGGATCTCCATGTTCCGCTTGCGCAGCTGGTCGACGGTGTACTTGCCGAGTTCCTCACCGACCTCGGGCAGGATCCGCCCGGTCGCCTCGACCAGTACCCAGCGCATGTCCTCGGGGTTGATGTTGTCATAGTACCTGGTCGCGTACCGGGCCATGTCCTCGAGCTCGGCGAACGCTTCCACGCCGGCGTACCCACCGCCGACGAAGACGAACGTGAGCGCGGACTTGCGCAGCACCGGGTCGGGTTGCGACGACGCGACATCGAGCCGGTCCAGCACCTTGTTCCGGAGCGCGATCGCCTCTTCGACGTTCTTGAACCCGGTCGCCTCCTCGGCCAGACCGGGGATCGGCAGCGTACGCGCGATCGAACCGAGGGCGACGACGATCT
The genomic region above belongs to Kribbella solani and contains:
- a CDS encoding NAD(P)/FAD-dependent oxidoreductase — its product is MTAQVPHILVVGGGYVGMYTAYGLRRAARKGRIRVTVVDPRSVMTYQPFLPEAAAGSVEPRHVVVPLRKTLKGCRVVTGRVTGIDHAGKVAKVLPEEGPAYELAYDQIVVALGSIARTLPIPGLAEEATGFKNVEEAIALRNKVLDRLDVASSQPDPVLRKSALTFVFVGGGYAGVEAFAELEDMARYATRYYDNINPEDMRWVLVEATGRILPEVGEELGKYTVDQLRKRNMEIRLETRLESCEKGRVILSDGDEFDADTIVWTAGVKANPALAATDFPLDEKGRVKTLANLRIEGVEDAWTAGDNAAVPDLTGPAGTYCAPNAQHAVRQARRLAANILRVVDGQPPQDYEHKYVGSVASLGLHKGVAQLYGVKVKGWLAWFLHRTYHVSRVPTFNRKMRVILDWTLALFFRREVTSLGSLQTPNEEFQRATQS